A part of Rhinoderma darwinii isolate aRhiDar2 chromosome 1, aRhiDar2.hap1, whole genome shotgun sequence genomic DNA contains:
- the LOC142664728 gene encoding nicotinamide N-methyltransferase-like, whose product MMDSSSHKLYHVHGFDSRQFLEHYFSDKPDMVFGDDTLKFVIENLRQVFAMGHIDGDILIDLSAGSFVHHLYSACEFFKNIVVLKVNNRCIMELKRWVDERTGAFYWGHTSTLLQVKEENSDQCQDQEAKLRSALQHVVKYDLEKENMTEPLVLPPADCVITTWLLDVISKDQDDYIRYLRKFSRLLKPGGHLIIIGSLGTTYFTVGKDKFHVFTCDEDFARKALVGEGFIIDYCKVKERTAVSDINDYKAVISIAAHKEK is encoded by the exons ATGATGGATTCCAGTTCCCATAAGCTCTATCATGTACATGGCTTTGATTCCAGACAATTTCTGGAGCATTACTTTTCAGATAAACCTGACATGGTCTTTGGAGATGACACTTTGAAATTTGTCATTGAAAATCTTAGACAAGTTTTCGCAATGG GTCATATTGATGGAGACATCTTGATTGACCTCAGTGCTGGTTCCTTTGTTCATCATTTATATTCAGCCTGTGAGTTTTTCAAAAACATTGTAGTGCTGAAGGTCAATAACAGATGCATCATGGAGCTGAAGAGATGGGTGGATGAACGTACAGGAGCATTTTATTGGGGCCACACATCAACACTTCTACAAGTGAAAGAAGAAAACAG TGATCAGTGTCAGGACCAGGAAGCAAAACTGAGATCAGCCCTTCAACATGTTGTGAAATACGACCTGGAGAAAGAGAATATGACAGAGCCGCTGGTCTTACCACCAGCCGATTGTGTCATCACTACTTGGCTTCTCGATGTTATCAGCAAAGATCAAGATGATTACATCAGATATCTGAGGAAGTTCTCTAGGTTGCTGAAACCTGGAGGACACCTCATAATAATTGGGAGTTTAGGTACAACATATTTTACAGTTGGAAAAGACAAGTTCCATGTTTTCACATGTGATGAGGATTTTGCCAGGAAAGCTCTAGTTGGAGAAGGTTTTATCATTGATTACTGTAAGGTCAAGGAGAGAACGGCTGTCAGTGACATTAATGACTATAAGGCCGTCATATCTATTGCAGCTCACAAGGAGAAGTAG